Proteins found in one Falsirhodobacter algicola genomic segment:
- a CDS encoding glycosyltransferase family 2 protein, with translation MTLPTRTEQLQMIRASELMDPDWYRETYRDVALLRLDPAVHYFDHGAAMGRNPGKAFDTKYYLRNAPGAAESGLNPLVHHILSGQTSATKPPRAAGLRHMATLRTKLLSLGFTEPPLTDLRNAVQHAKVPDTRALASRELAMWEMRQKSQEGYAAALTHLAAARADARDHGFRSKLSVLELLCHHHLGDDAGARACYERAALAGEVGPDMLLARTNIETDPEMRLTLINAVLGHYGIAPVALGGNADQPLYDRMTGDAHPAVGDGPKVTVLIAAYDAADTLPSALRSLQEQTWRNLEILVLDDCSPTPGTREVAERFAAEDPRIRYIRMEENRGAYVARNRGLDEATGEYITLHDADDWSHPAKIETQIRHLLAHPDVVGCLSEQARAMSDLTFSRWAGEGVFIIPNTSSFMFHAPRMRDALGYWDSVRFSADNELIRRMQRVFGKESVTFLETGPLSFQRDSATSIIADAVLGVNGFFMGVRREYLHAQSHYRHQEGADLRFGNDWRVRPFPVPVVMRADRAERLSEAGHLDVVIAGDLRTGSASVRIVLDLIARHQAAGRTVGMFELNRYRATGVQSTRIATDLRAEAWARGVRILSFGEAVRCETLFVIDANVLKDTQRYMPSVTPGHVRVIDLPDADDTPPRDVAAGWVERSWSCTPEWEDAPITPEQNEEG, from the coding sequence ATGACCTTACCGACCCGCACCGAGCAGCTTCAGATGATCCGGGCTTCGGAGCTGATGGATCCCGACTGGTATCGGGAGACCTATCGCGATGTGGCCCTGCTGCGGCTGGACCCGGCGGTGCATTACTTCGATCACGGCGCGGCCATGGGCCGGAATCCGGGCAAGGCCTTCGATACGAAATATTACCTGCGCAACGCGCCCGGCGCGGCGGAGAGCGGCCTCAACCCCCTGGTCCATCACATCCTTTCGGGGCAAACATCCGCAACCAAGCCCCCACGCGCGGCAGGGCTGCGGCATATGGCGACGCTGCGCACGAAGCTGCTTTCTCTGGGCTTTACCGAACCGCCGCTGACGGACCTTCGGAACGCGGTTCAGCATGCCAAGGTGCCGGACACGCGCGCGCTGGCCTCGCGGGAATTGGCGATGTGGGAGATGCGGCAGAAGTCGCAGGAGGGATACGCCGCCGCCCTCACCCATCTGGCGGCGGCGCGGGCGGATGCGCGCGATCACGGCTTTCGCAGCAAGCTGTCCGTGCTGGAACTGCTGTGCCACCACCATCTGGGCGATGATGCGGGTGCGCGGGCCTGCTACGAGCGCGCCGCCTTGGCCGGAGAGGTGGGGCCGGACATGCTGCTGGCCCGTACGAACATCGAGACCGACCCCGAGATGCGGCTCACGCTCATCAATGCGGTGCTGGGCCATTACGGCATCGCGCCGGTGGCGCTTGGCGGGAACGCGGACCAGCCGCTCTATGATCGTATGACGGGGGATGCGCATCCGGCCGTCGGGGATGGGCCGAAGGTGACGGTCCTGATCGCGGCCTATGACGCGGCCGATACCCTGCCTTCGGCGCTGCGCTCGCTTCAGGAACAGACATGGCGCAATCTCGAGATCCTCGTGCTCGACGACTGTTCCCCCACGCCCGGCACGCGGGAGGTGGCCGAACGTTTCGCCGCCGAAGACCCCCGCATCCGCTACATCCGGATGGAGGAGAACCGCGGCGCCTATGTCGCGCGCAATCGCGGGCTGGACGAGGCGACGGGCGAGTATATCACCCTGCACGACGCCGATGACTGGTCGCATCCGGCAAAGATCGAAACCCAGATCCGCCATCTTCTGGCCCATCCCGACGTGGTCGGATGCCTGAGCGAACAGGCGCGGGCGATGTCCGACCTGACCTTCAGCCGCTGGGCGGGCGAGGGTGTGTTCATCATTCCGAACACCTCTTCGTTCATGTTCCACGCCCCGCGCATGCGCGACGCCTTGGGCTATTGGGACAGCGTTCGATTTTCGGCGGATAACGAGTTGATCCGGCGCATGCAGCGCGTCTTCGGCAAGGAGAGCGTCACTTTCCTCGAAACCGGCCCGCTGTCCTTCCAAAGGGATTCCGCGACCTCGATCATCGCCGATGCGGTCCTTGGGGTGAACGGGTTCTTCATGGGGGTCCGGCGCGAATACCTGCATGCGCAGAGCCATTATCGGCATCAAGAGGGGGCCGATCTGCGCTTCGGCAACGACTGGCGCGTCCGTCCCTTCCCCGTTCCCGTCGTCATGCGGGCCGACCGGGCGGAGCGTCTGTCCGAAGCGGGGCACCTCGATGTCGTGATCGCGGGCGATCTGCGGACCGGCAGTGCCAGCGTCAGGATCGTGCTGGACCTGATCGCCCGGCATCAGGCGGCCGGACGGACCGTGGGGATGTTCGAGTTGAATCGCTACCGCGCCACGGGCGTGCAGAGCACGCGGATCGCCACCGACCTGCGGGCCGAGGCTTGGGCGCGCGGCGTCCGGATCCTGTCCTTCGGCGAGGCGGTGCGCTGCGAGACGCTGTTCGTCATCGACGCGAACGTGCTGAAGGATACGCAGCGCTACATGCCCTCGGTGACGCCGGGCCATGTCCGGGTGATCGACCTGCCGGATGCGGACGATACCCCGCCCCGCGATGTCGCGGCCGGCTGGGTTGAGCGTTCTTGGAGCTGCACCCCCGAATGGGAGGATGCCCCCATCACCCCCGAGCAGAACGAGGAGGGCTGA
- a CDS encoding CobW family GTP-binding protein — protein MRLPVTILGGYLGAGKTTLVNHVLRNADGLRLAVLVNDFGALPIDADLIEAEEDGVISLSGGCVCCSFGGDLSSALMRLGALSPAPDHVLIECSGVALPGSVAFMVEMTEGMRLDGVVTLADAERVRDLATDGYVADTVRAQLMQADILVLNKCDLVEPSALAQTRIWLGDVTDARVLQAREAAVPPSALLGALPVPRRGHRLDHGHADAFRSCTLTPPPGDPDALARELATGSFGVIRAKGYVQALDGGTHLVQIVGRRWRTSPAKEAAAGLVCIGTAQDFAAETLGRLGRVS, from the coding sequence ATGCGGCTTCCGGTGACGATCCTCGGCGGCTATCTCGGCGCCGGGAAGACCACGCTCGTCAATCATGTGCTGCGCAACGCCGATGGGCTTCGTCTGGCCGTGTTGGTGAATGATTTCGGCGCGCTGCCGATCGATGCGGACCTGATCGAGGCCGAGGAGGACGGCGTGATCTCGCTTTCCGGGGGCTGCGTCTGTTGCAGTTTCGGCGGCGATCTCTCCAGCGCGCTGATGCGCCTTGGCGCCCTCTCCCCCGCGCCGGACCATGTCTTGATCGAATGTTCCGGCGTGGCCCTGCCCGGCAGCGTCGCCTTCATGGTGGAGATGACGGAGGGCATGCGCCTTGACGGCGTCGTAACGCTGGCCGACGCCGAGAGGGTGCGCGATCTGGCCACCGATGGCTATGTTGCCGACACCGTACGCGCCCAGTTGATGCAGGCGGATATCCTCGTTCTCAACAAATGCGATCTGGTGGAGCCGAGCGCGTTGGCACAGACCCGTATTTGGCTTGGCGACGTGACCGATGCGCGGGTCTTGCAGGCCCGCGAGGCCGCGGTGCCGCCATCGGCCTTGCTGGGTGCCCTGCCGGTCCCGCGCCGGGGGCACCGGCTCGATCACGGCCATGCGGACGCGTTCCGCAGTTGCACCCTGACCCCTCCGCCCGGCGATCCGGACGCTCTGGCCCGGGAACTGGCCACCGGATCCTTCGGAGTGATTCGCGCCAAAGGCTATGTGCAGGCCTTGGACGGGGGCACTCACCTCGTTCAGATCGTCGGCCGCCGGTGGCGCACCTCGCCGGCGAAGGAGGCGGCGGCGGGCCTCGTCTGCATCGGCACCGCGCAGGATTTCGCCGCAGAGACGCTTGGCCGATTGGGGCGCGTTTCCTGA
- a CDS encoding Stf0 family sulfotransferase — MSDPRERKSSVYLPTVGSDFDFPRRPPGTSPSHKLVFATLPRSGSHFICQKFFTSGRAGLPLEYFNPAHWNRWRVRVAAEAAGQSASDASYLGEWATLADTETPRASTAHTLDALVRRRTGPNGCFSVKMHYSNVAHLRTIVSDAWLREAHWVRIDRLDIIAQAVSLEIAVQTGSWIFTQKVWRQPTYDYTALRRRLIRLLRERHSWSRFFREHGITPHILCYEHFATDPAGHVAAILDKVGLRESALPPDVKLPHIPDIQSQSSTVNALWSERLADDLGREADKLSALAS, encoded by the coding sequence ATGTCGGATCCACGCGAACGCAAGAGCAGTGTCTATTTGCCAACTGTGGGGTCCGATTTCGATTTCCCTCGGCGGCCGCCCGGAACGTCGCCGAGCCACAAGCTGGTCTTCGCGACGCTTCCCCGAAGCGGCAGCCATTTCATCTGCCAGAAGTTCTTCACGAGCGGGCGCGCCGGTCTGCCGCTGGAATACTTCAATCCCGCCCATTGGAACCGCTGGCGCGTGCGCGTCGCAGCCGAGGCGGCGGGCCAATCGGCAAGCGATGCCAGCTATCTCGGCGAATGGGCGACGCTGGCCGATACCGAAACGCCGCGGGCAAGCACCGCGCATACGCTGGACGCGCTGGTGCGCCGGCGCACGGGGCCGAACGGCTGCTTTTCGGTGAAGATGCACTATTCCAACGTGGCGCATCTGCGCACCATCGTGTCCGATGCGTGGCTGCGCGAGGCGCATTGGGTTCGGATCGACCGGCTCGACATCATCGCGCAGGCGGTCTCGTTGGAGATCGCGGTGCAGACCGGATCGTGGATCTTCACGCAGAAGGTCTGGCGCCAGCCGACCTATGATTACACCGCGCTCCGCCGCCGCTTGATCCGCCTTCTGCGCGAGCGTCATTCGTGGAGCCGGTTCTTCCGCGAGCATGGGATCACGCCGCATATCCTGTGCTACGAGCATTTCGCGACCGATCCCGCCGGGCATGTCGCAGCCATCCTCGACAAGGTGGGGCTGCGGGAAAGCGCGCTGCCGCCGGATGTGAAGCTGCCGCATATCCCCGACATCCAAAGCCAGTCGAGCACGGTCAACGCCCTGTGGTCCGAACGGCTGGCCGACGATCTGGGGCGGGAGGCCGACAAGCTGTCGGCCCTTGCCTCCTGA
- a CDS encoding amidohydrolase: protein MTTTIYRAAKILTMNPSNPVASHVAVRDGKVLGAGTLEELAGWGDHVLDERFADKVLMPGFVEGHAHTSAGSLWDYCYLGYFDRADPDGTVWPGLKDRDAVVARLAEACAGVPEGDLVLGWGLDPIYMDNVRLTRADLDAASARHRILVMNASGHIVNANTAALDHAGLLRGGLNHPGIPLGDDGLPMGELRSPEVMGPAMARNGIEHDLMEGDASGLKSYGRLCVRAGVTTSTDLARMLDDAIISDMLAVTGAADFPVCIVPFRIMLGMTPENLVNFVVSSKARSTDRLDLGRIKVVADGSIQGFTARLRAPGYYNGAPNGLWYVAPEQLLEIYERALKAGVLVHTHTNGDEATELAIEKLEAALAQVPVRDHRFTLQHCQLAGGDQFRRMGRLGMCVNLFANHHYYWGDEHYRYTVGPERAMRMNATRTALANGLPLAIHSDAPVTPLGPLFTAWAAVTRLTASGRLQGAHEAITVPEALYAITMGAAVTLKMDHMIGSIETGKRADFAILEADPTEVAPEDLKDVGVWGTVQGGRVFAAADV, encoded by the coding sequence ATGACGACGACAATCTACCGCGCCGCAAAGATCCTGACGATGAACCCCTCCAACCCGGTGGCCAGCCATGTCGCGGTGCGCGACGGCAAGGTGCTGGGCGCAGGCACGCTGGAGGAGCTGGCAGGCTGGGGCGATCACGTCCTCGACGAACGCTTCGCCGATAAGGTGCTGATGCCGGGCTTCGTCGAGGGTCATGCGCATACCTCGGCCGGAAGCCTGTGGGATTATTGCTATCTCGGCTATTTCGACCGCGCCGATCCGGATGGCACCGTCTGGCCGGGGCTCAAGGACCGCGATGCGGTGGTGGCGCGACTGGCCGAAGCCTGCGCCGGGGTGCCCGAAGGCGATCTGGTCCTCGGCTGGGGGCTGGACCCGATCTATATGGACAACGTGCGGCTGACGCGCGCCGATCTCGACGCGGCCTCGGCGCGCCACCGGATCTTGGTGATGAACGCCTCCGGGCATATCGTCAACGCCAACACCGCCGCGCTCGATCATGCGGGATTGCTCCGCGGCGGGCTGAACCATCCCGGCATTCCGCTTGGCGATGACGGGCTGCCCATGGGCGAATTGCGCAGCCCCGAGGTGATGGGCCCGGCGATGGCGCGCAACGGCATCGAGCACGACCTGATGGAGGGGGATGCCAGCGGGCTGAAATCCTACGGCCGGCTTTGCGTCCGCGCGGGGGTCACCACCTCGACCGACTTGGCCCGCATGCTGGACGATGCGATCATATCCGACATGCTGGCCGTCACGGGCGCGGCGGATTTTCCCGTCTGCATCGTGCCGTTCCGCATCATGCTGGGCATGACACCGGAAAATCTGGTGAACTTCGTCGTCTCCAGCAAGGCGCGCAGCACGGACCGGCTCGATCTTGGCCGGATCAAGGTCGTGGCGGACGGCTCCATTCAGGGCTTCACCGCACGCCTGCGCGCGCCGGGCTATTACAACGGAGCGCCGAACGGCCTTTGGTATGTCGCCCCGGAGCAGCTTCTGGAGATCTACGAGCGGGCGCTGAAGGCCGGGGTTCTGGTGCACACGCACACCAATGGCGACGAGGCCACCGAACTGGCAATCGAAAAGCTGGAGGCGGCATTGGCACAGGTGCCCGTGCGCGATCACCGCTTCACCTTGCAGCATTGCCAATTGGCTGGCGGCGATCAGTTCCGCCGCATGGGGCGGCTCGGCATGTGCGTCAATCTCTTCGCCAATCACCACTATTATTGGGGCGACGAACATTACCGCTACACCGTCGGGCCGGAACGCGCGATGCGCATGAACGCCACCCGCACCGCACTCGCGAACGGCCTGCCGCTGGCGATCCATTCCGACGCGCCGGTGACCCCCCTCGGCCCCCTCTTCACCGCATGGGCCGCCGTCACGCGCCTTACGGCGTCGGGGCGCCTTCAGGGCGCACATGAGGCGATCACGGTCCCCGAGGCGCTTTACGCCATCACGATGGGGGCGGCCGTGACGCTGAAGATGGACCACATGATCGGCTCGATCGAAACGGGAAAGCGCGCGGATTTCGCCATCCTCGAGGCCGATCCCACCGAGGTGGCGCCGGAGGATCTCAAGGATGTCGGCGTCTGGGGCACGGTTCAGGGCGGGCGTGTCTTTGCCGCGGCCGACGTCTGA
- a CDS encoding aspartate aminotransferase family protein: protein MYDNDLTAVVEADRSHVWHHMVQHAGFASKDPRIIVEGRGLSVWDQNGREFTDAVSGGVWTVNVGYGRESIANAVRDQLIRMNYFAGSAGSVPGALFAERLLTKMPGMSRVYYANSGSEANEKAFKMVRQIAHKRHGGRKHKILFRERDYHGTTLGTLSACGQPERHMQYGPLTPGFVEVPHCLEYRAQWDLSGEAYGRRAADAIEEVILREGPDTVGALCLEPITAGGGVIVPPEGYWPRVQEICRKYDILLHIDEVVCGVGRTGTWFGYQNYGIEPDFVTMAKGVASGYAAISCCVTTEAVFDLFKGDAADPLDHFRDISTFGGCTAGPAAALENLRIIEDEGLLQNTLTMGDRLLGHLQALTEKHAAAGEARGKGLFCGLELVADRATRAPLDEKSVAAVVAECDRRGVILGMTNRSLPGLNNTLCLSPALTVTADQVDMISDTIDRALATVLG, encoded by the coding sequence ATGTATGACAACGATCTGACCGCAGTGGTCGAGGCGGACAGGAGCCACGTTTGGCACCACATGGTCCAGCATGCGGGATTCGCGTCGAAGGATCCGCGGATCATCGTCGAAGGGCGTGGCCTGTCGGTCTGGGATCAGAACGGCCGGGAGTTCACGGACGCGGTGTCGGGCGGGGTCTGGACGGTCAATGTCGGCTATGGCCGCGAAAGCATCGCCAATGCGGTGCGGGATCAATTGATCCGGATGAATTATTTCGCCGGCAGCGCCGGATCGGTCCCCGGGGCGCTGTTCGCCGAACGGCTGCTGACGAAGATGCCGGGGATGAGCCGGGTCTACTATGCCAATTCGGGCAGCGAGGCCAACGAGAAGGCGTTCAAGATGGTGCGCCAGATCGCGCACAAGCGGCATGGCGGACGAAAGCACAAGATCCTGTTCCGCGAACGCGACTATCACGGCACCACCCTCGGCACGCTGTCGGCCTGCGGCCAGCCGGAACGCCATATGCAGTACGGTCCGCTGACCCCCGGTTTCGTCGAGGTGCCGCATTGCCTCGAATACCGCGCCCAATGGGACCTTTCGGGCGAGGCCTATGGCCGCCGCGCGGCGGATGCGATCGAAGAGGTGATCCTGCGCGAAGGCCCCGACACCGTGGGGGCCCTTTGCCTCGAGCCGATCACCGCAGGCGGCGGCGTCATCGTGCCCCCCGAAGGGTATTGGCCGCGGGTGCAGGAGATCTGCCGCAAATACGATATCCTGCTGCATATCGACGAAGTGGTCTGCGGCGTGGGCCGGACCGGGACGTGGTTCGGCTATCAGAACTACGGGATCGAGCCGGACTTCGTGACCATGGCCAAGGGGGTCGCCTCGGGCTATGCGGCGATTTCGTGCTGCGTCACCACCGAGGCGGTGTTCGACCTCTTCAAGGGGGATGCGGCCGACCCGCTGGATCATTTCCGCGACATCTCCACCTTCGGCGGCTGCACGGCGGGGCCCGCCGCCGCGCTCGAGAATCTGCGGATCATCGAGGACGAGGGTCTGCTGCAGAACACGCTGACCATGGGCGATCGGCTGCTGGGGCATCTGCAGGCCCTGACGGAGAAACATGCCGCCGCGGGCGAGGCGCGGGGCAAGGGGCTGTTCTGCGGTCTGGAACTGGTAGCCGACCGGGCGACGCGTGCGCCCCTCGATGAAAAGTCCGTCGCCGCAGTCGTCGCCGAATGCGATCGCCGCGGCGTGATCCTCGGGATGACCAATCGCAGCCTGCCGGGCCTGAACAACACGCTCTGCCTCTCGCCCGCGCTTACGGTGACGGCGGATCAGGTGGATATGATTTCCGATACGATCGACCGGGCCTTGGCCACGGTTCTGGGCTGA
- a CDS encoding glycosyltransferase → MSLTVIVPVFHSASLVAQFRDVILAQSDRPEAVVFVDDGSRDGTAAELCRAAETLKRAGIGCTIVTHAENRGRGAARRSGLDAVKTEHAAWLDIDDLFGPDRIRRLRHALAKADTARGPWLLTTPYTLCQARRISARTPMPARAVASVADLYDTARGPRTLQLQTLAGPTASFQLAGFDPALNWAEDLDFLLRFLGAGGHVQTADPADPAAPQAEDVIYFQSFTRTGRDLVEEANRRVYDKNSALLLSHGIAPEAELARKTEAYIAHFAPHSAPQTEEAPSEALDLPDAADGAYLFLSPMDDVVARLAAGQVPSRADIVGAFLAGADRLRRIRSAADPYEVEDRRILRSPTGRFDLQDAGRMHAAQQGGPLSSWADGAAPAGVFQPIFARLTDPSLPLFISFFAGAPFYRACAERLSRQLERFGVDYQICEFTPDAGIDWTRICRKKIAYQIAQHRRHGRPIFWIDADSQLVGDPRALGTGNDDGIGAFLRNFHYLMGFDPAQFARLLHPGYLRFGMGTVIDRFFAHLESVDAAAPDNATDDWVLQEALSSFDGALTFTLFPPAAVTTTQEAESSGAAVFQHTDSGNVANAARTAAQHLSEALSPERQLPVLRDGAQTAMKRGELRDAASFYKRIRQIAPGDTEALTRLLNVYDRLGEAKKYAFHFNRAKKDPALRGAALRADLDRLYGAGLWEDAEKTGATLIATGTPEDAAFAQSRAYRHGFDRRAAARGIPDEDRVPMMWWEQPFPGNLGDIIGPYVVEGMTGIPPRYSKASPRVLSIGSIIRFGRAGDTIWGSGAAAQLQELDPRAQYRAVRGPLTRDMVLKAGAACPEVYGDPAWFLPHIHPCRDVAKTHRLGLIRHFTHETRALDIAPDVRSIGIIRGSVAEIEAFLEEMNACEAIISTSLHGLIIAQAYGIPAAWAVDSASGRQIHGDGMKFADYALSVGMPEPVPFDLASVPRIDAALAALCTHAPTRPFDLKRLADAAPFTVTPDFRARL, encoded by the coding sequence ATGTCGCTGACCGTCATCGTCCCCGTCTTTCATTCGGCCAGTCTGGTCGCGCAGTTCCGGGACGTGATTCTGGCGCAGAGCGACCGGCCCGAGGCGGTGGTCTTCGTGGATGATGGATCGCGCGACGGCACCGCCGCCGAGCTTTGCCGCGCCGCCGAAACGCTCAAACGCGCCGGCATAGGGTGCACGATCGTGACCCATGCCGAAAACCGGGGGCGCGGCGCTGCCCGTCGAAGCGGGCTGGACGCCGTGAAGACCGAGCATGCGGCATGGCTCGATATCGACGATCTGTTCGGCCCGGACCGCATCCGCCGCCTGCGCCACGCGCTGGCCAAGGCCGATACCGCGCGCGGCCCGTGGCTTTTGACGACGCCCTATACCTTGTGCCAAGCGCGCCGGATCAGCGCCCGCACCCCCATGCCCGCACGCGCCGTGGCATCGGTGGCGGACCTCTACGACACGGCGCGGGGGCCGCGCACCTTGCAGCTTCAGACGCTGGCCGGGCCGACGGCCTCCTTCCAGCTGGCCGGGTTCGACCCCGCGCTCAACTGGGCGGAGGATCTGGATTTCCTTCTACGCTTTCTGGGTGCGGGCGGCCATGTGCAGACCGCCGATCCTGCGGACCCCGCCGCCCCGCAGGCCGAGGATGTGATCTATTTCCAATCCTTCACCCGCACCGGCCGCGATCTCGTGGAGGAGGCGAACCGCCGGGTCTATGACAAGAACAGCGCCCTCCTCCTAAGCCATGGCATCGCGCCGGAGGCGGAACTCGCCCGCAAGACCGAGGCCTATATCGCGCATTTCGCGCCGCATTCCGCCCCCCAGACCGAGGAGGCGCCGTCCGAAGCGCTCGATTTGCCGGATGCGGCGGACGGGGCGTATCTCTTCCTCTCCCCCATGGACGATGTCGTGGCGCGCCTTGCTGCGGGCCAGGTTCCGAGCCGGGCCGATATCGTCGGGGCCTTCCTTGCCGGGGCCGACCGCCTGCGCCGCATCCGCAGCGCCGCAGACCCCTACGAGGTGGAGGATCGCCGCATCCTGCGCAGCCCGACCGGGCGCTTCGATCTGCAGGATGCGGGCCGCATGCATGCGGCGCAACAGGGCGGCCCCTTGTCGTCATGGGCGGATGGGGCGGCACCGGCGGGCGTGTTCCAACCGATCTTCGCGCGGCTGACGGACCCATCCTTGCCGCTCTTCATCAGCTTCTTCGCGGGCGCCCCCTTTTACCGCGCCTGCGCCGAACGTCTGTCACGGCAGTTGGAGCGGTTCGGCGTGGATTACCAGATCTGCGAATTCACGCCCGATGCCGGGATCGACTGGACGCGGATCTGCCGCAAGAAGATCGCCTATCAGATCGCGCAGCACCGCCGCCACGGGCGTCCGATCTTCTGGATCGACGCCGATTCCCAGCTTGTCGGCGATCCGCGCGCCCTCGGCACCGGGAACGACGACGGCATCGGGGCGTTCCTGCGCAATTTCCACTACCTCATGGGCTTCGATCCGGCGCAGTTCGCACGGCTGCTGCATCCGGGCTATCTGCGCTTCGGGATGGGCACGGTGATCGACCGCTTCTTCGCCCATCTCGAATCCGTGGACGCCGCCGCCCCGGACAATGCCACCGATGACTGGGTTCTTCAGGAAGCGCTGAGCAGCTTCGACGGCGCGCTGACCTTCACGCTGTTCCCGCCCGCCGCCGTGACCACCACCCAAGAGGCGGAGTCAAGCGGTGCCGCCGTCTTCCAGCACACCGACAGCGGCAATGTCGCCAACGCGGCACGGACGGCGGCGCAGCATCTATCCGAAGCCCTATCGCCCGAACGCCAGCTTCCGGTGCTGCGCGACGGTGCGCAGACCGCGATGAAGCGGGGCGAATTGCGGGATGCCGCGTCTTTCTACAAACGCATCCGGCAGATCGCGCCCGGCGATACCGAGGCGCTGACGCGCCTTCTGAACGTCTATGATCGGCTAGGAGAAGCCAAGAAATACGCCTTCCACTTCAACCGCGCCAAGAAGGACCCGGCCCTGCGCGGGGCCGCCCTGCGGGCCGATCTCGACCGGCTTTATGGCGCTGGTTTGTGGGAGGATGCCGAGAAGACCGGCGCGACGTTGATCGCCACCGGCACCCCGGAGGACGCGGCTTTTGCCCAGAGCCGCGCCTATCGCCACGGCTTCGATCGGAGGGCCGCCGCCCGCGGCATCCCCGACGAGGACCGCGTTCCCATGATGTGGTGGGAACAGCCCTTTCCCGGCAATCTCGGCGACATCATCGGCCCCTATGTCGTCGAGGGGATGACCGGCATCCCCCCGCGCTACAGCAAGGCCTCTCCGCGCGTTTTGTCGATCGGGTCCATCATCCGGTTCGGGCGCGCGGGCGATACGATCTGGGGTTCGGGCGCGGCGGCGCAGCTTCAGGAACTGGACCCGCGGGCGCAATATCGCGCCGTGCGCGGCCCGCTGACGCGCGACATGGTGCTGAAGGCCGGTGCCGCCTGCCCCGAGGTCTACGGCGATCCGGCATGGTTCCTGCCGCATATCCATCCCTGCCGCGACGTGGCCAAGACCCACCGGCTTGGTCTGATCCGCCATTTCACCCATGAAACGCGGGCGTTGGACATCGCGCCCGATGTCCGCTCCATCGGTATCATCCGCGGCTCGGTGGCCGAGATCGAGGCTTTCCTCGAAGAGATGAACGCCTGCGAGGCGATCATCTCCACCTCGCTCCACGGGCTGATCATCGCGCAGGCCTACGGCATTCCGGCCGCGTGGGCCGTCGACAGCGCATCGGGGCGGCAGATCCACGGCGACGGGATGAAATTCGCCGATTACGCGCTGAGCGTCGGGATGCCGGAGCCCGTTCCCTTCGACCTCGCCTCGGTGCCGCGCATCGACGCGGCGCTGGCCGCCCTGTGCACCCATGCGCCGACGCGGCCCTTCGATCTGAAGCGCCTTGCGGATGCCGCCCCCTTCACGGTGACGCCGGATTTCCGCGCAAGGCTCTGA